In Bradyrhizobium erythrophlei, a single genomic region encodes these proteins:
- a CDS encoding helix-turn-helix domain-containing protein — MAGGNVSGAPALCPTNVHGKRIMIAGARKKDRIVSMPESRVGLKMRHTRLLKGLTLKRLAELAECSESLLSRIENGSANPSIKTMHRVAMALDMPVSGLFQDGGVEDSSVVLRQGERPTVQAGQGKGHRLEALIPSRRGNLLSGYINDIEPGSGSEGVIKHEGEEFGYVLDGEIELIVDKKKYQLRPGDSFYFRSERPHSYTNNRKKVARILWLNTPPTF, encoded by the coding sequence ATGGCTGGCGGCAACGTATCGGGCGCGCCGGCCCTCTGTCCAACAAACGTCCATGGGAAGCGAATAATGATTGCCGGGGCACGCAAGAAAGACAGGATCGTCTCGATGCCCGAGAGCCGCGTCGGCCTTAAGATGCGGCATACGCGTCTACTCAAAGGGCTGACGCTGAAAAGGCTCGCCGAGTTGGCCGAGTGTTCGGAATCTCTTTTGTCCCGGATCGAGAATGGAAGCGCCAACCCCTCGATCAAGACGATGCACCGTGTAGCGATGGCGCTCGATATGCCTGTATCGGGATTGTTTCAGGACGGCGGCGTCGAGGATTCAAGCGTCGTGCTCCGCCAAGGCGAACGTCCGACGGTCCAGGCCGGACAGGGTAAGGGGCACAGGCTTGAGGCGCTGATACCGAGCCGTCGAGGAAATCTGCTCTCGGGCTATATCAACGATATCGAACCGGGCAGCGGCAGTGAGGGGGTCATCAAGCACGAAGGCGAAGAGTTCGGATATGTGCTGGATGGCGAGATCGAACTGATCGTCGACAAGAAAAAATATCAGTTGCGCCCTGGGGATAGCTTCTATTTCCGGTCGGAAAGGCCGCATTCCTACACCAATAATCGCAAGAAGGTCGCGCGCATTCTGTGGCTGAACACGCCTCCGACATTCTAG
- a CDS encoding DUF1989 domain-containing protein, producing the protein MTSSDRKLLYELIIQPGTGKALEMRRGQVLRISQTSGRQCADFNCFNLHDYKEFFHTGRTRHLHGLHPTKGDFLWSAPPRERPMMAIIEDTVGTNDVLYPRCSAFLFEYQYGLPVHTNCHDIQAEAQREYGLTPDDVHDSFNFFMHTGVGQDGHPFIAKNTAGPGDHVELLAMIDVLAVPNVCGADVMMTSDFELKPLKLSLYEGTEADWARVTEPPKMRSQRNPLDFKVKNIKADRELCKDAAYEPDFTNVPIQIADLEIELSAEEMSLLSELARTGKYGNTDADVLRYVFFTWWIGEFMRGPKHVPKE; encoded by the coding sequence ATGACCTCGTCCGACCGCAAGCTGCTTTACGAGCTCATCATTCAGCCCGGAACGGGCAAGGCGCTGGAAATGCGGCGCGGGCAAGTTCTTCGGATTTCTCAAACGAGCGGCCGGCAATGCGCTGACTTCAACTGTTTTAACTTGCACGACTACAAGGAGTTCTTCCACACCGGCCGAACGCGTCATCTTCATGGACTGCATCCGACCAAGGGCGATTTCCTATGGTCGGCGCCGCCGCGCGAGCGTCCGATGATGGCGATCATCGAGGACACAGTCGGCACCAACGACGTTCTCTATCCGCGATGCAGCGCATTTCTGTTCGAATATCAGTACGGTCTGCCGGTGCACACGAATTGCCACGACATTCAGGCCGAAGCGCAGCGTGAATACGGGCTGACTCCCGACGATGTGCACGACTCGTTCAATTTCTTCATGCATACCGGTGTCGGCCAGGATGGCCACCCCTTCATCGCGAAAAACACCGCGGGGCCGGGCGACCATGTCGAGCTACTGGCGATGATCGACGTGCTTGCGGTACCCAATGTCTGCGGTGCGGACGTCATGATGACCAGCGATTTCGAGCTCAAGCCGCTGAAGCTGAGCCTTTATGAAGGGACGGAAGCGGACTGGGCCCGTGTCACCGAGCCTCCGAAAATGCGCAGTCAGCGCAACCCGCTCGATTTCAAGGTCAAGAACATCAAGGCGGATCGCGAGCTTTGCAAGGATGCGGCCTACGAGCCTGACTTCACCAACGTGCCGATCCAGATCGCCGATCTCGAGATTGAACTGAGCGCCGAAGAGATGAGTTTGCTCTCTGAACTCGCCAGAACCGGTAAGTATGGCAACACCGATGCCGATGTCCTGCGATACGTGTTCTTTACATGGTGGATCGGCGAGTTCATGCGCGGCCCCAAGCACGTACCGAAGGAGTGA
- a CDS encoding ribbon-helix-helix protein, CopG family, with protein MTKIKLRLNQQQLELIDNTVRSGESNSRKDLIRRALREFAKANLPQPEKNQ; from the coding sequence ATGACCAAGATCAAGCTACGTCTTAATCAACAGCAACTCGAGTTGATCGACAACACGGTCAGGTCGGGGGAGAGCAATAGTCGTAAGGATCTTATCCGCCGCGCCTTGCGCGAATTTGCCAAAGCCAACCTTCCGCAGCCGGAAAAAAACCAATGA
- a CDS encoding substrate-binding domain-containing protein, with translation MQSRSPTKTRLAVLAAAGVLALLAANPASAADKIGVSMPNIKGPWFTPVLYGISDEAKKLGYDVTIQDAGGYANVDKQVSQFSNLVVQKVAAILIDPANPASFNGAVKEAKAEKIPVIGAGSPIVASDVEADAAASSSHCNIGHELAKGAKVLLPNGGTIAVLAGPAGAFWASDRLRCFKEDLAGGNIKIVAEQTSEQDPAIALSLASDFLQRFPQVDMLYGADDTYGVGAARAAQGAQKCGKVKVLFAVLGEAAEEMMRAGCADYVVAQQPVMIGRTAVQMMDALVKSKPLPTKKVEVPLVPVTMANLNSIDKTGMQAPKGWTP, from the coding sequence ATGCAGTCTCGCTCGCCTACCAAAACACGTCTTGCCGTATTGGCCGCCGCTGGCGTCCTAGCACTCCTGGCCGCAAATCCGGCCTCCGCCGCCGATAAAATCGGCGTGTCGATGCCCAATATTAAAGGGCCCTGGTTCACGCCTGTGCTCTACGGAATTTCGGACGAGGCGAAGAAGCTCGGCTACGATGTCACCATTCAGGATGCCGGCGGATACGCCAACGTCGACAAGCAGGTGAGCCAGTTCTCCAATCTCGTCGTGCAGAAAGTCGCGGCCATACTGATCGATCCGGCCAATCCGGCTTCATTCAACGGAGCGGTGAAAGAGGCGAAGGCCGAGAAAATTCCGGTGATCGGCGCTGGTAGCCCGATCGTGGCGAGCGATGTCGAAGCCGACGCAGCGGCATCTTCAAGTCACTGCAACATTGGACACGAACTTGCCAAGGGGGCCAAAGTCTTGCTGCCGAACGGCGGTACCATCGCCGTGCTTGCCGGGCCCGCTGGCGCGTTCTGGGCGTCCGACCGCCTTCGCTGCTTCAAGGAAGATCTTGCCGGCGGCAATATCAAGATTGTCGCCGAACAGACCAGCGAGCAGGACCCCGCAATTGCGCTTTCGCTGGCCAGCGACTTCCTACAGCGGTTTCCCCAGGTCGACATGCTGTACGGCGCCGATGATACATACGGCGTCGGCGCGGCACGCGCGGCACAAGGCGCGCAAAAGTGCGGCAAGGTGAAAGTGCTGTTCGCGGTGCTGGGCGAGGCCGCCGAGGAAATGATGCGGGCCGGCTGCGCGGATTACGTTGTGGCGCAGCAACCCGTGATGATCGGCCGCACGGCGGTCCAGATGATGGATGCGCTCGTAAAGAGCAAGCCACTCCCTACCAAGAAAGTCGAAGTGCCGCTCGTGCCCGTGACAATGGCGAACCTGAACTCAATCGACAAAACCGGCATGCAGGCGCCCAAAGGTTGGACCCCGTAA
- a CDS encoding ABC transporter permease yields MTVGLSEKTGDVPSQDDGRSTPVAFLQRYGREVGLPVIVIAMAIFFSINSNVFLSLSNFRNIGVSAAALAAVSFGQTFAILTAGLDLSVGAIVALVSIIGALVMRDHGVGAGLAASLGAGAAVGLANGIVITRFKVFPFIATLAMMSVVSGLALSLSGGVAVTGVPEAFSSLAYARAFGIPIPVIIALAVLAICIVVLRYTKLGRRIYATGGNEEAARLSGIAIGAVKVAAYVLSGLCASVGSLILTARVASGQPSLGATLPLESVAAVVLGGVSLFGGRGSVVGVAFGVLFISILSNGLNLLNVPSYTQMMVIGGALILAVSLDQTFIGSRVGKRS; encoded by the coding sequence ATGACCGTCGGCCTATCCGAAAAAACCGGTGACGTTCCCAGCCAGGATGATGGCCGATCGACGCCGGTCGCGTTCCTTCAGCGCTACGGACGCGAGGTTGGGCTGCCTGTCATTGTCATCGCGATGGCGATCTTCTTCTCGATTAATTCGAACGTTTTCCTTTCGCTGTCGAATTTCAGAAATATCGGGGTCTCGGCTGCCGCGCTCGCAGCGGTGTCCTTTGGACAGACCTTCGCGATCCTGACCGCAGGTCTGGATCTTTCCGTCGGCGCGATCGTCGCCCTGGTCAGTATCATCGGGGCGCTGGTCATGCGTGACCATGGCGTCGGGGCGGGGCTTGCCGCGTCGCTCGGGGCCGGCGCCGCCGTCGGCCTCGCCAACGGAATCGTCATTACACGCTTCAAGGTTTTTCCGTTCATCGCGACTTTGGCGATGATGTCTGTCGTCTCTGGCCTCGCACTGAGCCTCAGTGGTGGCGTGGCGGTCACCGGCGTTCCGGAAGCCTTCTCCAGCTTGGCCTACGCGCGCGCCTTCGGCATTCCGATTCCGGTCATTATTGCCCTCGCAGTGCTGGCCATCTGCATCGTCGTGTTGCGCTACACCAAATTGGGTCGACGGATCTATGCGACTGGCGGCAATGAAGAAGCGGCACGGCTTTCCGGGATTGCCATCGGCGCGGTCAAGGTCGCAGCTTACGTCCTCAGTGGCCTCTGTGCTTCGGTCGGCTCTCTCATTCTGACGGCCCGTGTCGCGTCCGGCCAGCCTTCGCTCGGCGCGACGCTTCCCCTGGAATCGGTCGCCGCTGTCGTTCTCGGCGGTGTTTCACTGTTCGGCGGGCGCGGTTCGGTGGTTGGTGTCGCCTTCGGTGTGCTGTTCATCAGCATCCTCTCGAATGGTCTGAACTTGCTGAATGTACCGTCTTACACGCAGATGATGGTGATCGGCGGCGCGCTGATCCTCGCTGTCTCTCTCGATCAGACCTTCATTGGCTCCCGAGTCGGTAAACGATCTTGA
- a CDS encoding sugar ABC transporter ATP-binding protein, which translates to MVSRQPVPAGSAHSTDGTPLVLLKDLAKEYPGVRALRDVSLDLRRGEVHALVGENGAGKSTLIRILSGDVRPDSGSISIDGEFVVFDGPRDARHRGVVTIFQELTIAPDLSVAENIFLGNEPGSLFYSRSKAERWAAEVLTSLGAGSQIRPSELAGNLSTAQRQIIEIARALVLRAPVIVMDEPTAALSENEAAALRRLIVRMRAEGTCILYVSHRLDEVMKIADRVTVLRGGERVVTMDASSIGGTSELISLMVGRPISELFPPRNEKIGEVVLSVSGLYRRGAFDDVNFNVRTGEVVGFAGLVGAGRTEVMRALFGADALDSGQVRKNGQVLTIRNPRDAIAHGIAYLPEDRKHQGLVLSMSGAENVVMASLERSSVAGFVSASAIRKIAETIGARLHFKGQLDAPAGTASGGNQQKLVIGKSILTGAQILIFDEPTRGIDVGAKAEIYRLIHLLAADGAAVIIVSSELPELMGTCHRLYVMSNGRIRDELGLAEFDEKRILAGAFAGHMAPQAIPHTVAAP; encoded by the coding sequence ATGGTCTCCCGCCAACCGGTGCCGGCAGGATCAGCCCACAGCACGGATGGCACTCCGCTTGTCCTGCTCAAGGACCTTGCAAAGGAGTATCCCGGCGTGCGTGCGCTACGGGATGTCTCTCTCGATCTGCGTCGTGGCGAGGTCCATGCGCTCGTCGGCGAAAACGGCGCCGGAAAATCGACGTTGATCCGTATTCTATCGGGTGACGTTCGGCCTGATAGCGGATCGATATCGATCGACGGCGAATTCGTCGTTTTCGATGGGCCACGTGACGCGCGACATCGTGGCGTCGTGACGATCTTTCAAGAATTGACGATAGCTCCGGATTTAAGCGTCGCGGAAAATATCTTCCTCGGCAACGAGCCGGGCTCGCTATTTTACTCGCGGTCAAAAGCAGAGCGTTGGGCCGCCGAGGTTCTGACCTCGCTTGGGGCGGGGTCTCAAATACGGCCATCCGAACTAGCCGGCAATCTCTCAACGGCCCAGAGGCAGATCATAGAAATTGCCCGTGCGCTGGTGCTGCGCGCACCGGTTATCGTTATGGACGAGCCGACCGCGGCGTTGTCGGAAAACGAAGCGGCGGCCCTGCGTCGGTTGATCGTCAGGATGAGAGCCGAAGGCACATGCATTCTCTATGTGTCGCACCGGCTCGACGAAGTCATGAAAATTGCCGATCGTGTTACTGTGCTCCGCGGCGGAGAGCGCGTCGTGACCATGGATGCGTCGTCCATCGGCGGGACGTCCGAGCTGATAAGCCTGATGGTCGGGCGCCCTATCTCCGAACTTTTTCCGCCGCGCAACGAGAAAATCGGCGAAGTGGTCTTGAGCGTTTCGGGCCTCTACCGTCGAGGTGCATTCGACGACGTCAATTTCAACGTGCGCACCGGGGAGGTGGTCGGCTTCGCCGGGCTGGTCGGGGCCGGCCGGACGGAGGTCATGCGGGCTCTCTTTGGCGCCGACGCGCTGGATTCGGGACAGGTCCGCAAGAACGGCCAGGTTCTCACGATCCGCAATCCGCGAGACGCTATTGCGCATGGCATCGCCTATCTTCCGGAAGACCGCAAACACCAGGGCCTCGTGCTCTCGATGTCAGGCGCAGAGAACGTCGTCATGGCGTCGCTTGAAAGGTCATCGGTCGCCGGCTTTGTCTCTGCTTCAGCGATCCGCAAGATAGCGGAGACGATAGGCGCGCGGTTGCACTTCAAAGGGCAACTCGACGCGCCGGCAGGAACAGCATCGGGCGGCAATCAGCAAAAGCTGGTCATTGGCAAATCGATCCTGACGGGCGCGCAAATACTGATTTTCGATGAACCGACACGCGGCATCGACGTCGGCGCGAAAGCTGAAATCTACCGGCTTATCCATCTTCTGGCCGCAGACGGGGCTGCCGTCATCATCGTCTCGTCCGAGTTGCCTGAACTCATGGGGACCTGTCACAGACTCTACGTCATGTCGAACGGCCGTATTCGCGACGAACTCGGGCTCGCCGAATTCGACGAGAAGCGAATTCTGGCGGGTGCCTTCGCGGGGCATATGGCGCCGCAGGCAATTCCGCACACCGTGGCAGCGCCATGA
- a CDS encoding RidA family protein: MKDLASKTVAAPLSRYAPFRRAGDIVYFSGIIAADPSTMRIIKGYSDLPLEARKLAGEIGEMSSDLKDGPIAAQSWWILNSLRLTVEAAGGTLNDVVKLTQFFRNLRDFPIYNRIRATFFESPPASTVVQVSELLPTPETLLEVEAVAHIPLARGPGG; encoded by the coding sequence ATGAAGGATCTCGCTTCTAAGACCGTGGCAGCGCCGCTTTCTCGTTACGCGCCGTTCCGGCGCGCTGGAGATATCGTCTATTTCTCCGGCATTATCGCCGCCGACCCCTCCACGATGAGGATAATCAAAGGTTATTCGGATCTGCCCTTGGAAGCCCGCAAGCTGGCCGGCGAGATCGGCGAGATGTCGTCGGACCTGAAAGACGGCCCGATCGCGGCTCAGTCGTGGTGGATATTGAACAGCCTGCGTCTGACGGTCGAGGCGGCGGGCGGTACGCTAAATGACGTCGTCAAGCTCACGCAATTCTTCCGAAATTTGCGTGACTTCCCGATTTACAACCGCATCCGCGCCACGTTCTTCGAATCGCCGCCAGCAAGTACGGTGGTCCAAGTGTCGGAGTTGCTGCCAACGCCCGAAACGTTGCTCGAGGTTGAAGCGGTCGCGCACATCCCGCTCGCGCGCGGTCCCGGGGGCTAG
- a CDS encoding cation-efflux pump, translating into MDHGIHPTKSRVAAISIFASAGMAAAKFVVGIAIGSLALISEALHSSIDVVATVITWLVVRFSDQPADEEHHYGHGKLESVSALGIIAMLYVLAGGILVESYSRLREGTPPPTLSAVPFVVLVLDIAVNLWRARALHRAAHQTKSQALAADALHFASDVLGSIAVIAGLALSGFGYAWGDSVAAATVAVVIAMLGMRLARSTVETLVDRAPEGAAEKAAAAIRSVPGVVGVERLRVRMVGSTHFIEATVQVPRTFPIDRVDEIKQKAQGAVSAAFEDADLTFTAIPVARDNESVRERVMVIARNSGLAVHHVTVHDLGDKLTVSIDLEVDGEMTLIAAHDIAQGLERNIRDEFGEDVEVDTHIEPLEPELPHGTDAAPERVDAIRAALVKFAEPGTIHDIHNVRVRDTDAGEIVNFHCRAAPSMSVIKVHESVDEIERALRRAFPTVKRVISHAEPPKT; encoded by the coding sequence ATGGACCACGGTATTCATCCCACCAAGTCGCGCGTTGCGGCGATTTCGATTTTTGCCAGCGCCGGCATGGCAGCAGCCAAATTCGTCGTCGGCATCGCCATCGGCAGCCTGGCGCTGATCTCCGAGGCGCTGCACTCCTCCATCGACGTGGTCGCCACCGTGATCACCTGGCTGGTGGTGCGCTTTTCCGACCAGCCTGCCGACGAGGAGCATCATTACGGCCACGGCAAGCTCGAGAGCGTGTCGGCGCTCGGCATCATCGCGATGCTCTATGTGCTCGCCGGCGGCATCCTGGTCGAATCCTATAGCCGGCTGCGTGAAGGCACCCCGCCTCCGACGCTGTCGGCCGTTCCCTTCGTCGTGCTCGTTCTCGATATCGCGGTCAATCTTTGGCGCGCACGGGCACTGCACCGCGCCGCGCACCAGACCAAAAGCCAGGCGTTGGCCGCCGACGCGCTGCATTTCGCCTCCGACGTGCTCGGCTCGATCGCGGTCATCGCGGGGCTTGCCCTCTCCGGCTTTGGCTATGCCTGGGGCGACTCGGTCGCCGCTGCAACGGTTGCCGTCGTGATTGCCATGCTCGGCATGCGGCTTGCGCGTTCGACCGTCGAAACCCTGGTCGATCGCGCGCCCGAAGGCGCGGCAGAGAAAGCGGCCGCCGCGATCCGCTCCGTTCCCGGCGTGGTCGGCGTCGAGCGCTTGCGGGTCCGCATGGTCGGATCGACCCATTTCATCGAAGCCACGGTGCAGGTCCCGCGCACGTTCCCGATCGACCGCGTCGACGAAATCAAACAGAAGGCTCAAGGAGCCGTTTCCGCCGCGTTCGAGGACGCCGACCTCACCTTTACCGCGATCCCGGTCGCGCGCGACAATGAGAGCGTCCGCGAGCGCGTCATGGTGATCGCGCGCAATTCCGGCCTCGCCGTGCATCATGTGACGGTGCATGACCTCGGCGACAAGCTCACCGTCTCTATCGACCTCGAAGTCGACGGCGAGATGACGCTGATTGCAGCCCATGATATCGCCCAAGGGCTGGAACGGAACATTCGCGACGAATTCGGCGAGGATGTCGAGGTCGACACCCATATCGAACCGCTGGAACCGGAATTGCCGCACGGCACCGACGCTGCGCCGGAACGGGTGGATGCCATCCGCGCAGCACTGGTGAAGTTCGCCGAGCCAGGGACGATCCATGACATCCACAATGTGCGGGTGCGCGATACCGACGCCGGTGAAATCGTCAACTTCCATTGCCGTGCGGCGCCTTCGATGAGCGTGATCAAGGTTCACGAGAGCGTCGACGAGATCGAGCGCGCACTTCGCCGCGCCTTCCCGACCGTCAAACGCGTCATCAGTCACGCCGAGCCGCCGAAGACTTGA
- a CDS encoding PAS domain-containing sensor histidine kinase, with product MARAHAANACAQSDSIKGLAQSIAKPAYHRLLLAEPALRRAVPTLIIAFLITICLGAFVQVIDQNRQKRAATKRDLAAVADLLAERLDRIASVRQDRAASFERLQLLLPGLIPSWAIATGRHVIVTGIDQRILARVPIEAAIGETGALLDVVSAVVPSSPSADLGTVADIALPNGEGALAVRRVVKSLPGQVIVIQEKIDSIWRSDAALSVTLSATTGFVVLILGFAFHWQSTRAREGDLINDAVRGRIDTALNRGRCGLWDWDLSRGKIFWSQSMFTMLGLENRSDLLTFGEVNALVNSDDIDLFEIADQLISAKINYIDHTFRMRHTDGHWIWLRVRCELSQGAADVGLHLIGIAVDITEQKSLAEKTVEADLRLRDAIETIPEAFVLWDASDRLVLCNSHFQRLHKLPDSAVTPGTSYETVIEVGRMPEVRTRLHEVANQAPGARTFEAQLDDGSWLHISERRTKDGGYVSVGTDITRIKEHEQKLVDNDLRLRATVIDLKRSQSELERQALELADLAEKYSREKTRAEEANQTKSKFLANMSHELRTPLNAIIGFSEIMGSGMFGTLGSEKYQEYCHDILTSGHYLLEVINDILDMSKIEAGRMKLDMEELDLSKTLAESLRVVSGRANDKNLDLDADIDGSISVVADRRATKQIIVNLLSNAVKFTPDGGRVTVRSRQVGDSVVLLIADTGIGIAPQSLKRLGRPFEQVESQLTKTYHGSGLGLAIARSLTNLHGGSMRLRSKLGTGTVVRVCLPRDAHRAMMGKIAAAA from the coding sequence ATGGCGCGCGCACACGCGGCGAACGCGTGCGCCCAATCCGATTCGATTAAAGGATTGGCGCAATCGATCGCGAAGCCAGCCTATCACAGGCTGTTGTTAGCGGAGCCTGCGCTCCGTCGTGCAGTACCGACTCTGATCATTGCGTTCCTGATCACCATCTGCCTCGGCGCCTTCGTACAGGTCATCGACCAGAACCGGCAAAAGCGCGCGGCCACCAAGCGCGATCTCGCGGCCGTGGCCGACCTGCTTGCCGAACGTCTCGATCGCATCGCATCCGTGCGTCAGGATCGCGCCGCATCGTTCGAACGTCTCCAGTTGCTGCTGCCTGGCCTCATTCCGTCCTGGGCGATCGCCACTGGCCGGCATGTCATTGTCACCGGCATCGACCAGCGGATTCTCGCCCGCGTGCCGATCGAAGCCGCGATCGGCGAAACCGGCGCCCTCCTCGACGTCGTCAGTGCGGTCGTACCGTCATCGCCGTCGGCGGACCTCGGCACGGTCGCCGACATCGCGCTGCCGAACGGCGAAGGAGCGCTGGCGGTCCGCCGCGTCGTCAAATCGCTGCCCGGCCAGGTGATCGTGATCCAGGAAAAGATCGATTCGATCTGGCGCTCGGACGCGGCGCTGTCGGTGACGCTGTCGGCGACCACCGGTTTCGTCGTGCTGATCCTGGGCTTTGCCTTCCACTGGCAGTCGACACGCGCCCGTGAGGGCGACCTTATCAACGACGCCGTGCGCGGCCGCATCGACACCGCGCTCAACCGCGGCCGCTGCGGACTGTGGGACTGGGATCTCTCGCGCGGCAAGATCTTCTGGTCGCAGTCGATGTTCACCATGCTGGGGCTGGAGAACCGCAGCGACCTCCTGACCTTCGGCGAGGTCAACGCGCTGGTGAATTCGGACGATATCGATCTGTTCGAGATCGCTGACCAGTTGATCTCCGCAAAGATCAACTATATCGACCACACTTTCCGCATGCGGCACACCGACGGTCACTGGATCTGGCTGCGTGTGCGCTGCGAACTCAGCCAGGGCGCTGCCGACGTCGGACTGCACCTGATCGGCATCGCGGTCGACATCACCGAGCAGAAGAGCCTCGCGGAAAAGACTGTCGAAGCCGACCTTCGGCTGCGCGACGCGATCGAGACCATCCCCGAAGCCTTCGTGCTGTGGGACGCGAGCGACCGGCTCGTACTCTGCAACTCGCACTTCCAGCGGCTGCACAAGCTGCCGGATTCGGCGGTCACTCCGGGCACCTCCTACGAGACCGTGATCGAGGTCGGCCGGATGCCGGAGGTGCGGACCCGCCTGCACGAAGTCGCCAACCAGGCGCCGGGCGCGCGCACCTTCGAGGCGCAACTCGACGACGGCAGCTGGCTGCACATCAGCGAGCGCCGCACCAAGGACGGCGGCTATGTTTCGGTCGGCACCGACATCACCCGCATCAAGGAACATGAGCAGAAGCTGGTCGACAACGATCTGCGCCTGCGCGCCACCGTCATCGACCTGAAGCGCTCACAGAGCGAGCTTGAACGTCAGGCGCTGGAACTCGCGGACCTGGCCGAAAAATACTCCCGGGAAAAGACCCGCGCCGAGGAAGCCAACCAGACCAAGTCCAAATTCCTCGCCAATATGAGCCACGAACTGCGCACGCCGCTCAACGCCATCATCGGCTTCTCCGAAATAATGGGAAGCGGCATGTTCGGCACGCTCGGTTCGGAGAAGTACCAGGAATATTGCCACGACATTCTCACCAGCGGGCACTACCTCCTGGAGGTGATCAACGACATCCTGGATATGTCCAAGATCGAAGCGGGCCGCATGAAGCTCGACATGGAAGAGCTCGACCTGTCGAAGACGCTCGCCGAATCCCTGCGCGTCGTGTCGGGCCGCGCCAACGACAAGAACCTCGACCTCGACGCTGACATCGACGGATCGATCTCGGTTGTGGCGGATCGCCGCGCCACCAAGCAGATCATCGTCAACCTGCTCTCCAACGCCGTCAAATTTACCCCGGACGGCGGCAGGGTCACCGTCCGCAGCCGGCAGGTCGGGGATTCCGTCGTGTTGTTGATCGCCGACACCGGCATCGGCATTGCGCCGCAATCGCTCAAGCGCCTCGGCCGGCCGTTCGAGCAGGTCGAAAGCCAGTTGACCAAGACCTATCACGGCTCGGGGCTTGGGCTTGCGATCGCACGATCGCTGACCAACCTGCACGGCGGCTCGATGCGGCTGCGCTCGAAGCTCGGCACCGGTACGGTCGTTCGGGTTTGCCTGCCGCGCGACGCTCACCGGGCCATGATGGGGAAGATCGCCGCCGCGGCGTGA
- a CDS encoding LysR family transcriptional regulator, which yields MIDKLELLLALAKERHFGRAAEACGVTQPTMSTSLKQLEEILGVMLVQRGSRFQGFTPEGERTLDWARRIVGDARAMRQEINSLKEKLSGEIRIAAIPTVLGMVAALTTPFRARHPDVRFRVVSCTSSDVLGLLENLEVDAGLTYIENEPIGNVRTIPLYNESYRLLTSPDGEFGDREQVTWSDVGKVPLCLLTPDMQNRRIIDRALKSAGVEVTPTLTSNSLLVLYTHVKTGRWASVMPAKLAETLGLADRVRSIPIVEPVVDYSIGMVVPQRDPMTPLIAALVQIAREVAPSLA from the coding sequence TTGATCGACAAGCTTGAACTTCTGCTGGCACTGGCCAAGGAACGCCATTTTGGACGGGCGGCGGAGGCCTGCGGCGTCACCCAGCCGACGATGTCGACCAGTCTCAAGCAGTTGGAGGAAATTCTTGGCGTGATGCTGGTACAGCGCGGGTCGCGCTTTCAGGGGTTTACGCCGGAAGGCGAGCGGACGCTGGATTGGGCGCGGCGGATCGTTGGCGACGCCCGCGCGATGCGCCAGGAAATCAACTCGCTGAAGGAGAAGCTCTCGGGCGAAATCCGGATCGCGGCGATCCCGACCGTGCTCGGCATGGTCGCCGCGTTGACGACGCCGTTTCGCGCCCGTCATCCGGACGTGCGATTTCGGGTCGTGTCCTGCACGTCGTCCGATGTGCTCGGCCTGCTCGAAAATCTCGAAGTCGACGCCGGGCTCACCTATATCGAGAACGAGCCGATCGGCAACGTCCGCACCATCCCGCTCTACAATGAAAGCTATCGCCTGCTGACCTCGCCCGATGGCGAATTCGGTGATCGCGAGCAGGTGACCTGGTCGGACGTCGGGAAAGTACCGCTGTGCCTGTTGACGCCGGACATGCAGAACCGGCGCATCATCGATCGCGCGCTGAAATCGGCCGGGGTCGAAGTCACGCCGACGCTGACGTCGAACTCGCTGCTCGTGCTCTATACCCATGTGAAGACCGGCCGCTGGGCGAGCGTGATGCCGGCGAAGCTTGCGGAAACGCTCGGGCTTGCCGATCGCGTCCGCAGCATCCCGATCGTCGAGCCCGTGGTGGACTACAGCATCGGGATGGTGGTCCCGCAGCGCGACCCCATGACGCCGCTGATTGCGGCGCTGGTCCAGATCGCGCGCGAGGTGGCGCCGTCGCTGGCTTGA